TGCCGAGAAGTACGACGCGAGCGGCAGACCGGTGACGTCAGCGAACGCGTCGACGCCGTGAGCGTCGATGAGCCGGTCGATCGCGGGCTGCGTCCGCGTGTCCTGCCAGACGAGGGCGTTGTGGATGGGGCGGCCGGTGCGGCGGTCCCACACGATCGCCGTCTCACGCTGATTGGTGACGCCGATCGCGGCGACGTCGGCCGCCGACAGGCCGACCTGGTTGAGGGCGCGAGCGAGCACCCACTCCGTGTTCGTCCAGATCTCCACGGGGTCGTGCTCGACCCGCCCGGCGCGCGGGAAGATCTGCTCGTGCTCCCGCTGCGCGGTGGCGATGAGAGCCCCTTCGCCGTCGAACACGATCGCGCGTGTCGAAGTGGTTCCCTGGTCGATGGCGATCACGTGTTCGGCCACGTCTCGTCTCCTCTTCGAGTGCTCGTCGCCAGGTCGCGGCGACGGAAGTGCCGGCGTCGGCGTCAGACGGCGACGGGATCGGCGGCGTGCACCGCGGCGAGAGCCCGATCGATCTCGGAGCGCCGTGCTGCGGCATCCCACCCCATCACATCGGCGACGGCGTCTGCCACTTCTTCGACGACCTCGACCGTCGCCTCACCGCGGAAAGCGATGTTGGTGCGGCGGAGGAGGATGTCGTCGAGGTGGACGATCGACTCGGTGCGGGCGATGTGGCGGAACTCGCCCGAGGTGAACCGCGGAAGCGACGCGAGCGGGGCGTCGGCGTCGTCCTCACGGATCGAAGCCGCGACGGCGAGCGCGTGCGTGCCGTAGCGGTGCAGCATCCGGGTGCCGCGCTCGGGGCCGAAGTCGGACAGGTACTGGTGGACCCATTCGTCGCGCTCGGCGTCGGTGCGGGGGAACCCGACGGCGCCGCCGATCGGCAGGCCCTTGGTGGAGCGGACGCGGTCGCGGCCGATCCGTGCTAGGAGCTCGTCCGTGAGGCGCGCAGCGACGGCGCGGAAGGTCGTCCACTTTCCGCCGACGAGGCTCAGCACGGGGACGCGGTCCGACCCGGGGAGCACGGCCTCTTCGATCCGGTAGTCGCGGGAGACGAATCCTGCGGCGATGTCGCCGTGGCCGGGGAGAGGACGAACGCCCGAGTAGCGGTGGACGATCTGCGAGCGGTCCACGGGGATCGTCGGGAAGACGTGACCGATGAGGTCGAGGAAGTAGTCGACCTCCTCCTCGGTGCAGACGGCCGGTTCGGACATGTCGTGCTCGAGGTCGCTCGTGCCGACCAGGACGCGACCGTTGAGCGGGTAGATGAGGACGATGCGTCCGTCGGAGTGCTCGAAGAAGAGCTCCCGCCCGCCGGTGGCCTGCATCAGCTCGGGGTGGTCGAGGACGATGTGCGACCCCTTGGTGCCGCCCATGTAGTGGGTGGCGTCACCGAGCGCGCGGTTGGCGAGGTCGGTCCACGGGCCCGCCGCGTTGAGGACGACGGATGCCGCGAACGGGAACTCCTCACCGGTCACCTCGTCGCGGAGGACGACCTTGCCGTCC
This DNA window, taken from Microbacterium sp. MM2322, encodes the following:
- a CDS encoding glycerol-3-phosphate dehydrogenase/oxidase — its product is MDTEIRRTTTALRERPQADVLIIGGGINGVATFRDLALQGIDVALVERSDFLSGASAASSHMIHGGIRYLENGELRLVHEAVTERNDLLTTAAHYVRPLRTTVPIFSTFSGLLSAPLRMVLHRKTASTERGALLIKVGLIIYDSFSRGGGKVPRHTFHGRRRSLRALPDLNPDVKYTATYWDASLRDPERLGLDLVRDGVALGGSRARAANYVSAAGVQDGKVVLRDEVTGEEFPFAASVVLNAAGPWTDLANRALGDATHYMGGTKGSHIVLDHPELMQATGGRELFFEHSDGRIVLIYPLNGRVLVGTSDLEHDMSEPAVCTEEEVDYFLDLIGHVFPTIPVDRSQIVHRYSGVRPLPGHGDIAAGFVSRDYRIEEAVLPGSDRVPVLSLVGGKWTTFRAVAARLTDELLARIGRDRVRSTKGLPIGGAVGFPRTDAERDEWVHQYLSDFGPERGTRMLHRYGTHALAVAASIREDDADAPLASLPRFTSGEFRHIARTESIVHLDDILLRRTNIAFRGEATVEVVEEVADAVADVMGWDAAARRSEIDRALAAVHAADPVAV